One Spirochaetota bacterium DNA window includes the following coding sequences:
- a CDS encoding PAS domain S-box protein gives MMGKKILIVEDEPIIAEDLRLTLEGIGYSVVGTFSGGRDALQAARTLAPSAVIMDIVLKNGDDGIEYTRQIQRECDVPIVYLTAHMDRGTFDRAQETYPYGYLVKPVGASELFSSIETAIHRHTLEKKLKESEHRYRLLSELVSDGASSVRIDPDGSFHLEWSTNYFREKLGYARGELASIESWARAIHRDDMPLFFRSMDLLRRGEPVSGDFRVLAKSGALHWIHATVYPEWDESQQRLCRVITAIQDVTERKSAEEALRKNEERLQLIANNMQDIICQVDREGIIVYLSPSFRQLTGFDPDEKLGTHIFDGIHPEDVGIVMDAVKKAAGDTMTGRVRYRYRHRDGHYLLLETHGRLLMGDGNEIMSAVFVARDITERAESSARIDENENFFRSLAENLPGIVYRTSLNDGSETCFYNDMLRQITGFPPEELNPGGPCRIECRIHPEDRERVACTVREALLNGTAFTIEYRFMHKDGGVRHFLERGRPVCDEHGRSECIEGIILDVTDSVKLRPRLVSEN, from the coding sequence ATGATGGGAAAAAAAATTCTCATAGTAGAAGATGAACCGATAATCGCCGAGGACCTGCGGCTCACGCTGGAGGGCATAGGCTACTCGGTTGTCGGAACGTTCTCCGGCGGCAGGGATGCCCTCCAGGCCGCAAGAACCCTCGCGCCCAGTGCCGTCATAATGGACATCGTACTAAAAAATGGCGATGACGGAATCGAATACACCCGTCAGATACAAAGGGAGTGCGACGTCCCCATCGTCTACCTTACGGCCCATATGGACAGGGGCACGTTCGATCGCGCCCAGGAAACCTATCCCTATGGCTACCTGGTCAAGCCGGTGGGAGCAAGCGAGCTGTTTTCTTCCATCGAGACGGCAATTCACCGTCACACGCTCGAAAAAAAACTGAAGGAGAGCGAGCATCGGTACCGCCTCCTTTCCGAGCTGGTGAGCGACGGCGCCAGCAGCGTCCGGATCGACCCCGACGGCTCGTTTCACCTGGAATGGTCCACCAATTATTTCCGGGAAAAACTCGGCTATGCGCGGGGCGAGCTCGCATCGATCGAATCCTGGGCCAGGGCGATACACCGGGACGATATGCCGCTATTCTTCCGTTCTATGGACCTTTTAAGACGCGGGGAGCCGGTATCCGGGGATTTCAGGGTCCTTGCAAAGTCCGGCGCGCTTCACTGGATACACGCGACCGTGTACCCGGAATGGGACGAATCCCAGCAGCGCCTGTGCCGCGTAATCACCGCGATCCAGGACGTCACGGAGCGTAAATCGGCCGAGGAGGCGCTCCGGAAAAACGAGGAGCGCCTACAGCTAATCGCGAACAACATGCAGGACATAATCTGCCAGGTAGACCGCGAGGGCATCATCGTCTACCTGAGTCCGTCCTTCCGGCAGCTTACGGGATTCGATCCGGACGAAAAACTGGGGACGCACATATTCGACGGAATTCATCCCGAGGACGTGGGAATCGTCATGGATGCGGTGAAAAAAGCGGCGGGCGACACCATGACGGGACGTGTCCGATATCGCTATCGGCACAGGGACGGCCATTACCTTCTTCTCGAAACGCACGGCAGGTTGCTCATGGGCGACGGAAACGAGATCATGAGCGCCGTGTTCGTCGCGCGCGACATCACGGAGCGCGCCGAGTCCTCAGCCCGGATCGATGAAAATGAAAACTTCTTCCGATCGCTGGCCGAAAATCTTCCCGGCATCGTATATCGCACGAGCCTTAACGACGGAAGCGAGACTTGTTTCTACAACGACATGCTCCGGCAAATCACGGGCTTCCCGCCGGAGGAATTGAACCCCGGCGGGCCATGCCGCATCGAATGCCGGATTCACCCGGAGGACCGCGAACGGGTTGCCTGTACCGTCCGCGAAGCCCTTCTTAACGGGACCGCATTCACCATCGAATACCGTTTCATGCACAAGGACGG